In Triticum urartu cultivar G1812 chromosome 6, Tu2.1, whole genome shotgun sequence, the following proteins share a genomic window:
- the LOC125512857 gene encoding uncharacterized protein LOC125512857: MATAAASRPSGPVLLTPFPNYQSASRSRVKLSAGGSPVKSVSALSPPSSPVGSAAKIRRSCMCSPTNHPGSFRCSLHKDGKQGAVPAVSSKPASPPSPPPIGSGCSRRMVNVLAQRVPMGTGHWARRALAPSPTVQQLQHRKRADRFRAGASRLSGVSMTDGRAGSINQ; the protein is encoded by the coding sequence ATGGCAACGGCGGCTGCATCTCGGCCCAGCGGCCCCGTGCTTCTGACCCCCTTTCCCAACTACCAATCCGCCTCGCGCTCCCGTGTCAAGCTCTCCGCCGGCGGCTCGCCGGTCAAGTCCGTCAGCGCCCTGTCTCCCCCCTCCTCTCCCGTGGGCAGCGCCGCCAAGATCCGTCGGTCCTGCATGTGCTCCCCGACGAACCACCCCGGCTCGTTCCGTTGCAGCCTCCACAAAGACGGCAAGCAGGGGGCGGTCCCAGCCGTCAGCAGCAAGCCCGCCtccccgccatcgccgccgcccatCGGCAGCGGCTGCTCTAGGCGCATGGTAAACGTGCTAGCGCAGCGCGTTCCCATGGGCACCGGGCACTGGGCGCGCAGGGCGCTCGCGCCGTCTCCCACTGTACAGCAGCTGCAGCACAGGAAGCGCGCCGACCGGTTCCGTGCTGGGGCCAGCCGGCTCTCCGGCGTCTCCATGACCGACGGCCGCGCAGGCAGCATTAACCAGTGA